The Nitrospirota bacterium genome includes a window with the following:
- the argJ gene encoding bifunctional glutamate N-acetyltransferase/amino-acid acetyltransferase ArgJ, with product MKMTFEGLSEVPGFTGGGIYCGIKKVAKPDLALIYSDRPCAAAGVFTKNQVVASSVTLSKKHIRGGKARAIIVNSGNANVCTGKKGEQSSLEILKTTAKALNIPQKEVLIASTGKISESLPVEKIIPAIPKLVSQLSVQGCDDAAEAILTTDTCVKKITVKGKVGNTMITVGGFAKGSGMIHPNMATMLAFLGTDARISPGLLGKSLKKGAELSFNSITVDCTSTNDLVLILANGLAGNPVFSETSKEYKQFQELVTTSCTELAKMIVRDGEGATKFVTLEVTGGVNAAQAKKIAYSIAQSPLVKTAFFGEDANWGRIMAAIGCAGIPIRENKISISIDRFPFVKNGIGLGDKAEAEVSKILKKKEFTIKVDLHLGKGNARVWTTDLSYDYIKINASYRT from the coding sequence ATGAAAATGACATTCGAAGGCTTATCAGAAGTTCCCGGATTTACCGGTGGAGGAATTTATTGCGGGATTAAAAAAGTCGCCAAACCTGACCTGGCGTTAATTTATTCGGACAGGCCCTGTGCCGCCGCGGGCGTCTTCACTAAAAACCAGGTCGTCGCTTCGTCGGTAACCCTCTCAAAAAAACATATCAGGGGAGGAAAAGCGCGGGCGATCATCGTCAACAGCGGCAACGCGAATGTCTGCACCGGGAAAAAAGGGGAACAAAGCTCTCTTGAGATTCTAAAAACCACCGCAAAAGCGCTCAACATCCCGCAGAAGGAAGTCTTGATCGCTTCGACAGGAAAAATTAGTGAGTCCCTGCCGGTGGAAAAAATTATACCGGCAATTCCGAAGTTAGTGAGTCAATTATCTGTTCAGGGATGCGATGACGCCGCTGAAGCTATTTTAACCACAGATACCTGCGTCAAAAAGATAACCGTTAAGGGCAAGGTCGGAAATACCATGATCACTGTAGGAGGTTTTGCAAAAGGATCGGGAATGATCCATCCCAATATGGCAACCATGCTGGCCTTTTTGGGGACGGATGCCCGGATTTCTCCGGGTTTACTGGGAAAATCCTTAAAAAAGGGTGCCGAACTCTCTTTTAATTCGATCACGGTTGACTGCACCAGCACGAATGACCTCGTCCTCATCCTGGCCAACGGATTAGCAGGCAACCCGGTCTTTTCCGAAACCTCGAAGGAATATAAGCAGTTTCAGGAGCTTGTCACAACCTCTTGCACGGAATTAGCAAAAATGATCGTTAGGGACGGGGAAGGAGCGACCAAGTTTGTTACCCTTGAAGTCACCGGCGGCGTGAATGCGGCTCAAGCCAAAAAAATCGCCTATTCAATAGCGCAATCCCCGCTGGTTAAAACAGCGTTTTTCGGAGAGGATGCCAATTGGGGAAGGATCATGGCGGCCATTGGATGCGCGGGCATCCCCATAAGAGAAAATAAAATTTCTATTTCAATTGATCGATTTCCGTTTGTAAAGAACGGTATCGGTTTAGGGGATAAGGCAGAAGCAGAGGTTTCTAAAATTTTAAAAAAGAAAGAATTCACTATTAAAGTTGATCTCCACCTCGGAAAAGGAAACGCGCGGGTCTGGACGACCGATCTGTCATACGACTACATCAAAATTAATGCCTCTTATAGAACCTAA
- a CDS encoding Dabb family protein, protein MITHLVLFKLSDPSPAAIQKTKEVLVNMDGKIPELRSVTVGIDVIRSPRSYDLALITKFDSVQALQAYQNHPVHQEVLRYIASVKESSISVDFEET, encoded by the coding sequence TTGATTACGCATCTGGTTTTATTCAAGCTGTCAGATCCAAGTCCTGCCGCCATTCAAAAGACAAAGGAAGTCTTAGTGAATATGGATGGGAAAATACCTGAATTGCGCTCTGTGACCGTGGGAATCGATGTGATTCGTTCTCCGAGGTCTTATGATCTTGCGCTGATCACCAAGTTTGATTCCGTTCAAGCTTTGCAGGCTTATCAAAACCATCCTGTTCACCAGGAGGTGCTGCGATACATTGCTTCCGTAAAGGAATCTTCTATTTCTGTCGATTTTGAAGAGACTTAA
- a CDS encoding HAD family hydrolase, translated as MNLIGLDLDGTLEDSRSDMIASVRRVRSGFGIPPRGDEEVAPWVNQGMETLYRNCFDDFLKTGDEWVRLKAVQTAYETDYLDHVACETKLYPEIPHMLEGLHELGSLVVVTNKPERISKRLLEALKVDRWFRGVVGGDSCGAIKPDPLMLRTAAKICGFNSSADLSFMIGDTSGDIKMGRAYGAITFWCKWGYSSAPGEKPDFIAGSPLELPRQIRAILSKIPG; from the coding sequence ATGAACCTGATTGGATTAGACCTGGATGGCACCCTTGAGGACAGCCGTTCGGATATGATCGCGTCGGTTCGCCGGGTTCGGTCCGGTTTTGGAATCCCTCCAAGAGGGGATGAAGAGGTTGCTCCATGGGTCAACCAGGGGATGGAGACCCTTTACCGAAACTGTTTTGACGATTTTTTGAAAACCGGGGATGAATGGGTTCGGTTGAAGGCGGTTCAAACCGCCTATGAAACCGATTACCTTGACCATGTGGCCTGCGAGACGAAGCTTTACCCTGAAATTCCCCATATGCTGGAGGGATTGCATGAACTGGGGAGTCTCGTGGTGGTGACCAACAAGCCGGAGCGGATTTCAAAACGATTGCTTGAGGCTTTAAAAGTGGATCGGTGGTTTAGAGGGGTCGTAGGAGGGGACAGTTGCGGGGCTATCAAGCCCGATCCTTTGATGCTCCGGACCGCGGCGAAAATTTGCGGTTTTAATTCCTCGGCGGACCTGTCGTTTATGATCGGCGATACCTCGGGGGATATTAAAATGGGGCGTGCTTACGGGGCTATAACGTTTTGGTGCAAATGGGGTTATTCCTCTGCGCCCGGTGAAAAACCTGATTTCATCGCCGGAAGCCCGCTGGAACTTCCACGCCAAATCAGGGCAATTCTTTCCAAAATACCTGGTTGA
- a CDS encoding cupin domain-containing protein, with protein sequence MTKRDRAATYPNGVQLVKWAAKEEPTPETVAVEMKRFGYKVYDLQTIAPWFERSRHAHDEPEIRAAVSGVITFHFDEFPVTIEAGDILLIPGGIAHEVMSHNARPFSAYKGSPSGERKVTEHGDGKGSVENLASKTAPGPKG encoded by the coding sequence ATGACAAAACGAGACAGAGCCGCGACCTATCCCAACGGAGTACAGCTTGTGAAGTGGGCGGCGAAAGAAGAACCTACTCCCGAAACGGTTGCGGTGGAGATGAAACGTTTTGGGTATAAGGTTTACGATCTTCAGACCATCGCGCCCTGGTTTGAGCGGAGCCGTCACGCCCATGACGAGCCTGAAATCCGCGCCGCGGTTTCCGGCGTCATTACGTTTCATTTTGACGAATTTCCCGTAACGATCGAAGCGGGAGATATTCTTCTCATCCCCGGGGGAATCGCCCACGAGGTGATGAGTCACAACGCAAGGCCGTTTTCAGCTTATAAAGGGTCTCCGAGCGGCGAGCGGAAGGTTACCGAGCATGGCGACGGAAAGGGGAGCGTCGAGAATCTTGCGTCTAAAACAGCCCCGGGACCTAAAGGATGA
- a CDS encoding N-acetyl-gamma-glutamyl-phosphate reductase produces the protein MPKKIKIGIIGATGYTGGELLRLLARHPEVQLTTITSEQSAGKNIQEVFPFLTGVLDLKLENLETTGLASKADLFFMSTPHGMGMKIIPSLLQKGLKIVDLSADFRLKNPTLYQQWYHLDHPNPGLLKQSVYGLTEVYREKIRKASLVANPGCYPTSILLPLYPLLKEDFIDLQTPLIIDAKSGVSGAGRSLDLRTQFSEVDDGIEPYKTGGTHRHIPEIEQEIEYFSGHPVPVTFTPQLLPIVRGMLSAIYVKLKSNRGSLDDLYHQYYGKEPFIKLLKTGISPNPKNVRGSNFCHIGFSEDARTGMTTLFGAIDNLTKGASGQAIQNMNLMLGFEETLGLTATGLFP, from the coding sequence ATGCCCAAAAAAATAAAAATTGGTATTATCGGAGCCACCGGCTATACAGGCGGCGAGCTTTTACGCCTTCTTGCCCGGCATCCAGAGGTCCAACTTACGACAATAACCTCTGAACAGTCCGCCGGGAAAAACATTCAGGAGGTTTTCCCCTTCCTTACCGGTGTTCTTGACTTAAAACTTGAAAACCTCGAGACGACCGGCCTTGCTTCGAAAGCAGACCTTTTCTTCATGTCGACGCCTCATGGCATGGGAATGAAAATCATCCCCTCGTTGCTTCAAAAGGGATTGAAAATTGTCGATCTGAGCGCGGATTTCAGGCTGAAAAACCCGACCCTGTATCAACAATGGTATCACCTGGATCATCCCAACCCCGGCCTTTTGAAGCAATCGGTCTACGGCCTGACCGAGGTTTACCGTGAAAAGATTCGCAAAGCTTCGCTGGTTGCCAATCCCGGTTGTTACCCAACCAGCATCCTTCTCCCTTTATATCCCCTTTTAAAGGAAGACTTCATCGACCTTCAAACCCCTCTGATTATCGATGCCAAATCGGGCGTTTCGGGCGCCGGACGATCGCTCGATTTGCGGACCCAATTTAGCGAAGTGGATGACGGGATTGAACCCTATAAAACCGGCGGGACCCATCGGCACATTCCCGAAATTGAACAGGAAATCGAATATTTTTCGGGCCATCCTGTTCCCGTTACTTTCACCCCCCAGCTCCTCCCCATCGTCCGCGGGATGTTGAGCGCGATCTATGTAAAACTAAAATCGAATCGTGGTTCCCTGGACGACCTCTACCATCAATACTATGGAAAAGAACCCTTTATTAAACTCTTAAAAACCGGGATATCCCCAAACCCGAAAAATGTCCGGGGATCAAATTTCTGTCATATCGGCTTTTCGGAAGATGCCAGAACCGGAATGACAACGCTTTTTGGGGCAATTGACAACCTGACCAAAGGAGCCTCAGGGCAGGCGATTCAGAATATGAATTTAATGCTCGGGTTTGAAGAGACCCTGGGACTGACCGCAACGGGGCTCTTTCCATGA
- the rpsI gene encoding 30S ribosomal protein S9 — MPNILNISTGKRKDAVARVSIEPGDGKILINKVPFETYFPRGMWKMMVKQPFEVAGLAGRYNVTANVFGGGLTGQAGAVRHGIAKALLILNPVLRERLKKEGLLTRDPRTKERKKYGQKGARKRFQFSKR, encoded by the coding sequence ATGCCAAATATTTTAAATATCTCCACTGGAAAACGAAAGGACGCTGTAGCCCGTGTCAGCATTGAACCCGGAGACGGAAAGATTTTAATTAATAAAGTTCCTTTTGAAACCTATTTCCCGCGAGGCATGTGGAAAATGATGGTTAAACAGCCATTTGAAGTCGCCGGATTAGCAGGTCGTTACAATGTTACCGCCAACGTATTCGGCGGAGGGTTAACAGGCCAGGCTGGCGCCGTTCGGCATGGAATCGCAAAAGCGCTTCTCATTTTAAACCCTGTCTTGAGGGAACGCCTGAAAAAAGAAGGTCTTTTAACAAGAGACCCCAGGACTAAAGAGAGAAAAAAATATGGACAAAAAGGCGCCCGGAAAAGATTCCAGTTCTCAAAACGTTAA